The genomic segment CGAGATGTCCTTGCCGGTCCGGGCGGCGATCTCCGCGGCGTACTCGGCGAAGCTCCACGCGACGTCGCCGCTCAGCTCGTACACCTGGCCCTCGTGGCCCTCGCCGGTCAGGACGGCGACGGCGGCCGCGGCGTAGTCGGCGCGGGAGGCGGAGGCGACCCGGCCCTCGCCCGCGGAGGCGACGACGGCGCCGTGCTCCAGGACCGGGGCGAGGTGCTCGGTGTAGTTCTCGTGGTACCAGCCGTTGCGCAGGAAGGTGTAGGGCAGGCCGGAGTCGAGGATGAGCTGCTCGGTGACCTGGTGTTCGGCCGCCAGCTCGAAGTCGGCGTCGGGGCCGCCGAGGATGCTCGTGTAGGCGAGGAGCGCGACGTTCGCCGTGCTCGCGGCGTCGACGACCGCGCGGTGCTGGGGCACACGCTGCCCGATCTCGCTGCCGGAGATCATCAGGACCCGGTCGCCGGCGGCGAAGGCGCCGGCGAGGGTCTCGGGGGCGTTGTAGTCGGCGATCCGCAGTTCGATGCCGCGCTCGGCGAGGTCGGCGGCCTTGGCCTTGTCGCGGACGACGGCCGCGATGTCCCCGGCGGGGACCTGGGCGGCGAGCAGCTGCTCGACGACGAGACGGCCGAGGTGTCCGGTGGCTCCGGTGACGACGATGCTCATGTCTGGAATCTCCTGGTGAGTGGCGGTTCGCTCGATCTGCCACTCACTCTAAGAGGGGCGCTAACTTTCCGAAAGTACCCACTTCAAAGTAAGGTACTGGCATGGATGTAAGTACTTGGAACGTCGCGGGTGAGGAGATGTGTCCTCATCGGCTCGTCCTGGAGCATGTGACGAGCAGGTGGGGCGTCCTTGTCCTGATAGCCCTGGAGGAGCGCTCGTACCGGTTCAGCGAGCTGCGGCGGCACGTCGGTCGCGTCAGCGAGAAGATGCTGGCGCAGACCCTGCAGACCCTGGAGCGCGACGGTCTCGTGCACCGCGATGCCAAGCCGGTCATCCCGCCCCGCGTCGACTACTCCCTCACGGAGCTCGGACGTGAGGCGTCGGCGCAGGTCAGGGCTCTCTCGGCCTGGACGGAGCGGCGCATGGACGACGTTCAGGAGGCGCGGCGGGCATACGACGAAGCTCGGTCCTGAAGGGTCAGGACCGGGCCTCGTACCGGAGAAGGTGGGACTAGCCGACGACCGTCCATGTGTCGCCGCCGGCGAGCAGGGCGGCCAGGTCGCCCTTGCCGTTCTGCTCGATGGCGGTGTCGAGCTGGTCGGCCATGAGCGTGTCGTAGACCGGGCGCTCGACGTTGCGGAAGACGCCGATCGGCGTGTGGTGCAGCGTGTCCGGGTCGGCGAGCCGGGAGAGCGCGAAGGCCGTGGTCGGCGACGTGGAGTGCGCGTCGTGGACCAGGATGTCGCCCTCGTTCTCCGGCGTGACGGCGACGACCTTGAGGTCGCCGGTCACCGCGTCGCGTACGACGCCCTTCGAGCCTTCGGTGCCGAAGCGGATCGGCTGCCCGTGCTCGAGGCGGATCACCGCCTCCTCCGCCTGCTGCTTGTCCTTGAGGACCTCGAAGGCGCCGTCGTTGAAGATGTTGCAGTTCTGGTAGATCTCCACGAGGGCGGTGCCGGGGTGCTCGGCGGCCTCGCGCAGCACCTCGGTGAGGTGCTTGCGGTCGGAGTCCACCGTGCGCGCCACGAACGACGCCTCGGCGCCGATGGCCAGCGAGACCGGGTTGAAAGGCGCGTCCAGGGAGCCCATCGGCGTCGACTTCGTGATCTTGCCGACTTCCGACGTGGGGCTGTACTGGCCCTTGGTGAGGCCGTAGATCCGGTTGTTGAAGAGCAGGATCTTCAGGTTCACGTTGCGGCGCAGGGCGTGGATCAGGTGGTTGCCGCCGATGGACAGCGCGTCGCCGTCACCGGTGACCACCCACACGCTCAGATCCCGCCGCGAGGACGCGAGGCCGGTCGCGATGGCCGGGGCACGGCCGTGGATGGAGTGCATCCCGTACGTGTTCATGTAGTACGGGAAGCGGGAGGAGCAGCCGATGCCCGAGACGAAGACGATGTTCTCCTTCGCCAGACCCAGCTGCGGCATGAAGCTCTGCACCGCGGCCAGCACGGCGTAGTCACCGCAGCCGGGGCACCAGCGCACCTCCTGGTCGGACTTGAAGTCCTTCATGGACTGCTGGGCCTCGGCCTTGGGCACCAGGGAAAGCGCTTCGATCGTGCTCCCGGTCCCCTCCGGCCCGGCCGTTTTCGTGTCAGCCATCGATGGCCTCCTTGAGAGCCGTGGCGAGCTGCTCGGCCTTGAACGGCATTCCGTTGACCTGGTTGTACGAGACTGCGTCCACCAGATACCGCGCCCGGATCAGCGTGGCGAGCTGACCGAGGTTCATCTCGGGGATCACCACCTTGTCGTAACGCGCGAGGACGTCGCCCAGATTCCGCGGGAACGGGTTGAGGTGGCGCAGATGGGCCTGCGCGACGGACTCACCCGCGGCGCGCAGCCGCCGGACGGCCGCGGTGATCGGCCCGTACGTCGAACCCCAGCCGAGGACCAGCGTGTCGGCGTCCCCGCCCGCGTCGTCGACCTCCACGTCGGGCACGACGATCCCGTCGACCTTGGCCTGCCGGGTGCGGACCATGAAGTCGTGGTTGGCCGGGTCGTACGAGATGTTGCCCGTGCCGTCCTGCTTCTCGATGCCGCCGATCCGGTGCTCAAGGCCCGGCGTGCCCGGGATCGCCCACGGGCGGGCCAGGGTCTGCGGATCGCGCTTGTACGGCCAGAAGACCTCGGTGCCGTCGGCCTCGGTGTGGTTGGTCCCGGAGGCGAACTGGACGCGCAGGTCGGGCAGTTCGTCGACCTCGGGGATGCGCCAGGGCTCCGAGCCGTTGGCGAGGTAGCCGTCGGAAAGAAGGAACACCGGCGTCCGGTACGTCACCGCGATCCGGGCCGCCTCCAGCGCCGCGTCGAAACAGTCCGCCGGGGTCTTCGGCGCCACGATCGGCACCGGCGCCTCGCCGTTGCGCCCGTACATCGCCTGGAGCAGGTCGGCCT from the Streptomyces venezuelae genome contains:
- a CDS encoding SDR family oxidoreductase codes for the protein MSIVVTGATGHLGRLVVEQLLAAQVPAGDIAAVVRDKAKAADLAERGIELRIADYNAPETLAGAFAAGDRVLMISGSEIGQRVPQHRAVVDAASTANVALLAYTSILGGPDADFELAAEHQVTEQLILDSGLPYTFLRNGWYHENYTEHLAPVLEHGAVVASAGEGRVASASRADYAAAAVAVLTGEGHEGQVYELSGDVAWSFAEYAAEIAARTGKDISYANVPAEQHLAVLTGAGLPEPLAAVLVDVDAAIARGRLAGTTGELARLIGRPTTPISEAVAAALEGLNR
- a CDS encoding winged helix-turn-helix transcriptional regulator, which produces MDVSTWNVAGEEMCPHRLVLEHVTSRWGVLVLIALEERSYRFSELRRHVGRVSEKMLAQTLQTLERDGLVHRDAKPVIPPRVDYSLTELGREASAQVRALSAWTERRMDDVQEARRAYDEARS
- a CDS encoding 2-oxoacid:ferredoxin oxidoreductase subunit beta; this encodes MADTKTAGPEGTGSTIEALSLVPKAEAQQSMKDFKSDQEVRWCPGCGDYAVLAAVQSFMPQLGLAKENIVFVSGIGCSSRFPYYMNTYGMHSIHGRAPAIATGLASSRRDLSVWVVTGDGDALSIGGNHLIHALRRNVNLKILLFNNRIYGLTKGQYSPTSEVGKITKSTPMGSLDAPFNPVSLAIGAEASFVARTVDSDRKHLTEVLREAAEHPGTALVEIYQNCNIFNDGAFEVLKDKQQAEEAVIRLEHGQPIRFGTEGSKGVVRDAVTGDLKVVAVTPENEGDILVHDAHSTSPTTAFALSRLADPDTLHHTPIGVFRNVERPVYDTLMADQLDTAIEQNGKGDLAALLAGGDTWTVVG